The genome window CGCAGGACGGATTCCACTTTCTTGCGGTTCTTCGTTTCGAGTTCGCTGAACTTAAGCCGAATCTTATGATTTGTGATCGAATGTCTTGCGTGGATCGCGTTCGTTACGATCCGATCTTCGTCGAAAAGTTCTTCGATCCATTCGTCCGATTCATACGGATGTTTGCCTTCCAAGCGAAACGGCAGAGAATAAATCGTTTTGAAAAATCTTCGTTTCGGATCTTTCACCAAAAGAAGTTCTTCTTCCGATTTTAAATATAAAAAATTGAGATCCAGATCAATCCAATTCTCCACAGATTTCGGAGCGGGAATTTCCCTTTCCTTTCCCGCAATTCTCGCTGCGCAACGTTTTTCCAAAGGACAAGCGGTGCAGTTCGGAGCGGGAACACAAACGAGCGCTCCCAATTCCATCATCGCTTCGTTGTGATCTCCGGGAGATTCGTAGGTTAAGAATTCTTGTGCGAGGTTCGCAAGAAATTGATTGGTGGAACTTAAATTAGGATCGGACGTGATCAAAAACAATCGGGACAACACGCGCTTCACGTTTCCGTCCAATACCGCATGACGTTTTCCGTATGCGATCGATAAAACGGCGGCCGCGGTATAACTTCCCACGCCGGGAATGGACAACGCTTCTTCGTAGTTTTGCGGAAACGAACCTCGATGTTTTTCCACGATCAACTCCGCGCCTTTTTTCAGATTTCTCGCACGGGAGTAATAACCGAGTCCCTTCCAATACTTCATAACTTCTTCTTCGCTCGCTTCTTGCAGCGCTTTCGGCTCGGGAAACCTTTGGAGGAAAGCTTCGTAAATCGGAAGCATCGCGCCGACGCGGGTTTGCTGAAGCATAATCTCGCTTACCCAAATTCGATAAGCGTTTTTATTGATTCGAAACGGAAGGTCTCGTTTGTTTTTGTGAAACCAGGAAAGAAGGTTCTTTCTGAGTTCGGGAAAAAGATTTGAGTCGATAAGATCGGTTGCCGCTGTCACTGTCGTAAAGAAAATCGATTTCTTTACATGGAATGATACGCGGAAGGAAGGTAAATCCCGTTTTATTTCCGAAGTTCAATTTTCATTCGAAATAGGATTTGAAAACGCGATAAAAGTCCGAATTATTCTCTCGCGAGAACGGGTTGCTGCTTTCCTTGTTTGCCCGGATTCGAGATATGATACTTTCCTTCGGAGAACATGATGTGTTTTCCCTCTTCCAAAGCGTGATACAGACGTTTGAAATTCGGACCGGGCGTCTGCATGGACTGCGGATCACCCAGATTCTTCTTAATGGAATCGATCGTATAAAGATCGTGGCTGCCCACGCCTTTGAGTTCTTTCATACCGATATACGCGCAGTCGAAATAATCGCGCACGTCGTTGTAAACCGATTTGGAAACCGTGATCTTTCCGGGCTCGCCTATGTTTTCAATCCGGGAAGCGAGGTTGACCGTATGTCCCCAAATATCGAACGCGATCTTCGTATGGCCGACGACTCCCGCGATCAAGGTTCCGGAATGAATCGCGATCCTAAGTCCCCACGCGTCGTCCCCGTCCTTGATTCGTTCCTTCTTTTTCGATTCCGTGTATTCCATCATTTCCAAAGAAGCGAGAATACAATCTAGTTTCGCGGTTCGTTTGTATCCTCCCAAACCTCCCACGGCGAGGAACGCGTCCCCGATGGTTTTTACCTTTTCGATTCTATGTTTGGTGCAAATCCGTTCGAACTCGTCGAAGTAAATGGATAGTTCCTTCAAAAGTTCGTTCGGACTCATATAACGGCTGATATCCGAAAAGCCGACGAAGTCCGTGATAATCACGACCGCGTTCTCGTGCTGAATCGGCCTTACCTTTCCCTTGAGTTTCAATTCTTCGATCATGTATTCGGGAAGAATGTTCTGCAAAAGAACGTCCGCCTTTTTTTTCTCAGCGAGAATCCGATTTCGATCGCTGTTGACC of Leptospira sanjuanensis contains these proteins:
- the mutY gene encoding A/G-specific adenine glycosylase; this translates as MTAATDLIDSNLFPELRKNLLSWFHKNKRDLPFRINKNAYRIWVSEIMLQQTRVGAMLPIYEAFLQRFPEPKALQEASEEEVMKYWKGLGYYSRARNLKKGAELIVEKHRGSFPQNYEEALSIPGVGSYTAAAVLSIAYGKRHAVLDGNVKRVLSRLFLITSDPNLSSTNQFLANLAQEFLTYESPGDHNEAMMELGALVCVPAPNCTACPLEKRCAARIAGKEREIPAPKSVENWIDLDLNFLYLKSEEELLLVKDPKRRFFKTIYSLPFRLEGKHPYESDEWIEELFDEDRIVTNAIHARHSITNHKIRLKFSELETKNRKKVESVLRKRKDVEFKWIRESELKEEFPSSISGKLIKLRTKTKKYPELPVGKS
- a CDS encoding adenylate/guanylate cyclase domain-containing protein, with amino-acid sequence MNELAEFAKNIAIGSPEDIIRREEDYYRALSRIVRYRNKEALTREMMNHLVNSDRNRILAEKKKADVLLQNILPEYMIEELKLKGKVRPIQHENAVVIITDFVGFSDISRYMSPNELLKELSIYFDEFERICTKHRIEKVKTIGDAFLAVGGLGGYKRTAKLDCILASLEMMEYTESKKKERIKDGDDAWGLRIAIHSGTLIAGVVGHTKIAFDIWGHTVNLASRIENIGEPGKITVSKSVYNDVRDYFDCAYIGMKELKGVGSHDLYTIDSIKKNLGDPQSMQTPGPNFKRLYHALEEGKHIMFSEGKYHISNPGKQGKQQPVLARE